A stretch of Pseudoliparis swirei isolate HS2019 ecotype Mariana Trench chromosome 14, NWPU_hadal_v1, whole genome shotgun sequence DNA encodes these proteins:
- the LOC130204505 gene encoding signal transducer and activator of transcription 1-alpha/beta-like isoform X5 — translation MAQWEQLQLLDCKYLEQVDQLYDDSFPMDIRQYLSRWIESIDWDTAAYQDSLATVRFHDLLTQLDDQHGRFALDNNFLLQHNIRLIKRNLQNRFQEEPVHMAMVISRNLKEEKKILENAKNTENNISQVSEGSVSATMVEKQKLDNKVKDMKDRIQVADQYFKNLEDLQDEYDFKVNNQKNRENDVNGLSAMELAKEKMTVERMCLDLKTKRQEAVTQLSDLLTATQALLADLISEELPEWRQRQQIACIGGAPNACVDQLQSWFTSVAESLQQVRQHLNKLQELEQKFTYEHDPITQKKESLEARALGLLQSLLSSSLVVERQPCMPTHPQRPLVLKTGVQFTVKLRFLVKLQEFNYQLKVKALFDKDVTEKKGFRKFNILGTNTKIMNMEESNGSLAAEFRHLQLKEQKVPGNRNNEGPLIVTEELHSLSFESELQHNQSGLNIKLEAISLPVVVISNVCQLPSGWASILWYNMLTTEPKNLKFFLKPPLARWSQLSEVLSWQFSAVTQRGLNQEQLNMLADKLLGAKAKRNPEGQIPWVKFCKQQSANEKAFPFWLWIEGILDLIKRHLLPLWNDGSITGFLSKEREKALLSDKCPGTFLLRFSESSRDGAVTFTWIEHDVHVVSLL, via the exons ATGGCGCAGTGGGAGCAGCTCCAGCTGCTGGACTGCAAGTACCTGGAGCAGGTGGACCAGCTGTACGACGACTCGTTCCCCATGGACATCCGGCAGTACCTGAGCAGGTGGATCGAGAGCATCGACTG GGACACGGCAGCGTACCAGGACTCTCTGGCCACCGTCAGGTTCCACGACCTCCTCACGCAGCTGGACGACCAGCACGGCCGCTTCGCCCTGGACAACAACTTCCTGCTGCAGCACAACATCCGCTTGATCAAGAGGAACCTGCAGAACCGGTTCCAGGAGGAACCGGTCCACATGGCCATGGTGATCTCCAGGaacctgaaggaggagaagaagatccTGGAGAATGCCAAGAACACCGAG AATAACATTTCCCAGGTCAGCGAGGGCTCCGTGTCGGCCACGATGGTGGAGAAGCAGAAGCTGGACAACAAAGTGAAGGACATGAAAGACAGAATTCAG gtggcGGATCAGTACTTCAAGAACCTTGAAGACCTGCAGGACGAGTACGACTTCAAAGTCAACAATCAGAAGAACAGAG AGAACGACGTGAACGGCTTGTCGGCGATGGAGCTGGCGAAGGAGAAGATGACGGTGGAGAGGATGTGCCTGGACCTGAAAACCAAACGCCAG GAGGCGGTGACGCAGCTCTCCGACCTGCTGACCGCCACCCAGGCGCTGCTGGCCGACCTGATCTCAGAGGAGCTGCCGGAGTGGAGGCAGCGGCAGCAGATCGCCTGCATCGGGGGGGCGCCCAACGCCTGTGTGGACCAGCTGCAGAGCTG gttcACCTCAGTAGCAGAGAGTCTCCAGCAGGTGCGTCAGCACCTGAACAAGCTGCAGGAGCTGGAGCAGAAGTTCACGTACGAGCACGACCCCATCACGCAGAAGAAGGAGTCCCTGGAGGCCCGAGCCCTGGgcctcctccagagcctcctGTCCAG ctctcTGGTTGTAGAGAGGCAGCCCTGCATGCCCACCCACCCTCAGAGACCCCTGGTGCTGAAGACAGGCGTCCAGTTCACCGTGAAACTCCG gtTCCTGGTGAAGCTGCAGGAGTTCAACTACCAGCTGAAGGTCAAGGCCCTGTTTGATAA aGACGTGACGGAGAAGAAAGG GTTTCGAAAGTTCAATATTTTGGGAACAAACACCAAAATCATGAACATGGAGGAGTCGAACGGGAGCCTGGCGGCAGAGTTCAGGCACCTG CAACTGAAGGAGCAGAAGGTTCCCGGCAACAGAAACAACGAG gggccTCTGATCGTCACTGAGGAGCTTCACTCTCTCAGCTTCGAGTCCGAGCTGCAGCACAACCAGTCGGGACTCAACATCAAGctggag GCCATTTCTCTGCCCGTCGTGGTCATCTCCAACGTGTGCCAGCTGCCCAGCGGCTGGGCCTCCATCCTCTGGTACAACATGCTGACCACCGAGCCCAAG AACCTGAAGTTCTTCCTGAAGCCTCCTCTGGCCCGGTGGTCCCAGCTGTCCGAGGTCCTCAGCTGGCAGTTCTCTGCGGTGACGCAGCGAGGCCTGAACCAGGAGCAGCTCAACATGCTGGCCGACAAGCTGCTGG GAGCAAAGGCCAAGAGGAACCCGGAGGGACAGATCCCCTGGGTCAAGTTCTGCAAG caGCAGAGTGCCAATGAGAAGGCGTTCCCCTTCTGGTTGTGGATCGAGGGGATCCTGGACCTGATCAAGAggcacctcctccccctctggaaCGACGG ctccatcACGGGCTTCCTCAgcaaggagagggagaaggctcTGCTGAGCGACAAGTGTCCCGGAACCTTCCTGCTGCGCTTCAGTGAGAGCAGCCGGGACGGAGCCGTCACCTTCACCTGGATCGAGCACGACGTGCACG ttgtttcactcctctga
- the LOC130204505 gene encoding signal transducer and activator of transcription 1-alpha/beta-like isoform X7 — translation MAQWEQLQLLDCKYLEQVDQLYDDSFPMDIRQYLSRWIESIDWDTAAYQDSLATVRFHDLLTQLDDQHGRFALDNNFLLQHNIRLIKRNLQNRFQEEPVHMAMVISRNLKEEKKILENAKNTENNISQVSEGSVSATMVEKQKLDNKVKDMKDRIQVADQYFKNLEDLQDEYDFKVNNQKNRENDVNGLSAMELAKEKMTVERMCLDLKTKRQEAVTQLSDLLTATQALLADLISEELPEWRQRQQIACIGGAPNACVDQLQSWFTSVAESLQQVRQHLNKLQELEQKFTYEHDPITQKKESLEARALGLLQSLLSSSLVVERQPCMPTHPQRPLVLKTGVQFTVKLRFLVKLQEFNYQLKVKALFDKDVTEKKGFRKFNILGTNTKIMNMEESNGSLAAEFRHLQLKEQKVPGNRNNEGPLIVTEELHSLSFESELQHNQSGLNIKLEAISLPVVVISNVCQLPSGWASILWYNMLTTEPKNLKFFLKPPLARWSQLSEVLSWQFSAVTQRGLNQEQLNMLADKLLGAKAKRNPEGQIPWVKFCKQSANEKAFPFWLWIEGILDLIKRHLLPLWNDGSITGFLSKEREKALLSDKCPGTFLLRFSESSRDGAVTFTWIEHDVHDKPLFHSVEPYTKKELSAVSLADSIRTYKIMAAENIPENPLLFLYPDIPKVKAFGKYYPKPSESPEPMDVENGPEKSGYIKRELIPVSEV, via the exons ATGGCGCAGTGGGAGCAGCTCCAGCTGCTGGACTGCAAGTACCTGGAGCAGGTGGACCAGCTGTACGACGACTCGTTCCCCATGGACATCCGGCAGTACCTGAGCAGGTGGATCGAGAGCATCGACTG GGACACGGCAGCGTACCAGGACTCTCTGGCCACCGTCAGGTTCCACGACCTCCTCACGCAGCTGGACGACCAGCACGGCCGCTTCGCCCTGGACAACAACTTCCTGCTGCAGCACAACATCCGCTTGATCAAGAGGAACCTGCAGAACCGGTTCCAGGAGGAACCGGTCCACATGGCCATGGTGATCTCCAGGaacctgaaggaggagaagaagatccTGGAGAATGCCAAGAACACCGAG AATAACATTTCCCAGGTCAGCGAGGGCTCCGTGTCGGCCACGATGGTGGAGAAGCAGAAGCTGGACAACAAAGTGAAGGACATGAAAGACAGAATTCAG gtggcGGATCAGTACTTCAAGAACCTTGAAGACCTGCAGGACGAGTACGACTTCAAAGTCAACAATCAGAAGAACAGAG AGAACGACGTGAACGGCTTGTCGGCGATGGAGCTGGCGAAGGAGAAGATGACGGTGGAGAGGATGTGCCTGGACCTGAAAACCAAACGCCAG GAGGCGGTGACGCAGCTCTCCGACCTGCTGACCGCCACCCAGGCGCTGCTGGCCGACCTGATCTCAGAGGAGCTGCCGGAGTGGAGGCAGCGGCAGCAGATCGCCTGCATCGGGGGGGCGCCCAACGCCTGTGTGGACCAGCTGCAGAGCTG gttcACCTCAGTAGCAGAGAGTCTCCAGCAGGTGCGTCAGCACCTGAACAAGCTGCAGGAGCTGGAGCAGAAGTTCACGTACGAGCACGACCCCATCACGCAGAAGAAGGAGTCCCTGGAGGCCCGAGCCCTGGgcctcctccagagcctcctGTCCAG ctctcTGGTTGTAGAGAGGCAGCCCTGCATGCCCACCCACCCTCAGAGACCCCTGGTGCTGAAGACAGGCGTCCAGTTCACCGTGAAACTCCG gtTCCTGGTGAAGCTGCAGGAGTTCAACTACCAGCTGAAGGTCAAGGCCCTGTTTGATAA aGACGTGACGGAGAAGAAAGG GTTTCGAAAGTTCAATATTTTGGGAACAAACACCAAAATCATGAACATGGAGGAGTCGAACGGGAGCCTGGCGGCAGAGTTCAGGCACCTG CAACTGAAGGAGCAGAAGGTTCCCGGCAACAGAAACAACGAG gggccTCTGATCGTCACTGAGGAGCTTCACTCTCTCAGCTTCGAGTCCGAGCTGCAGCACAACCAGTCGGGACTCAACATCAAGctggag GCCATTTCTCTGCCCGTCGTGGTCATCTCCAACGTGTGCCAGCTGCCCAGCGGCTGGGCCTCCATCCTCTGGTACAACATGCTGACCACCGAGCCCAAG AACCTGAAGTTCTTCCTGAAGCCTCCTCTGGCCCGGTGGTCCCAGCTGTCCGAGGTCCTCAGCTGGCAGTTCTCTGCGGTGACGCAGCGAGGCCTGAACCAGGAGCAGCTCAACATGCTGGCCGACAAGCTGCTGG GAGCAAAGGCCAAGAGGAACCCGGAGGGACAGATCCCCTGGGTCAAGTTCTGCAAG CAGAGTGCCAATGAGAAGGCGTTCCCCTTCTGGTTGTGGATCGAGGGGATCCTGGACCTGATCAAGAggcacctcctccccctctggaaCGACGG ctccatcACGGGCTTCCTCAgcaaggagagggagaaggctcTGCTGAGCGACAAGTGTCCCGGAACCTTCCTGCTGCGCTTCAGTGAGAGCAGCCGGGACGGAGCCGTCACCTTCACCTGGATCGAGCACGACGTGCACG ACAAGCCTCTGTTCCACTCCGTGGAGCCGTACACCAAGAAGGAGCTGTCCGCCGTCTCCCTGGCCGACAGCATCCGCACCTACAAGATAATGGCGGCGGAGAACATCCCGGAGAacccgctcctcttcctctacccCGACATCCCCAAAGTCAAGGCCTTCGGGAAGTACTACCCCAAACCCTCAGAGT CGCCGGAGCCCATGGACGTGGAGAACGGCCCGGAGAAGAGCGGCTACATAAAGAGGGAGCTCATACCCGTCTCAGAAGTGTAA